The Silene latifolia isolate original U9 population chromosome Y, ASM4854445v1, whole genome shotgun sequence sequence ATAATTACCCCTAAACCATGCCATTTCCCAGGCGGGTTACCCACGCGGAGCAGCTCATCGGGTAATCGAGTTACCGGTACAATGTTTGGATACAAGAAGGGTAAGGTGAACTTTTCCTTACAAGAAACTACAAAGAGTTTACCAACATTGGTGTTGGAGCTACCAATTCAAACAAATACGTTACAAAAGGAAATGAGTCTAGGAATGGTGAGAATTGCCCTTGAATGTGAAAAAAGACCGGAAAAGGACAAATCAATATTGTTAGATGAGCCGATATGGACCATGTTTTGCAACGGTAAGAAATTTGGGTATGCGGTCAAGAGGGAGGCTAATGAGGTTGATTTAAACGTTATGGAGCTGCTTAAGGTCATAACTATGGGCATCGGAGTCTTGCCAGCGTCAGAATTCTCAGAGGGAGAGGATCCTGAGGACGAGTTGCCTTATGTCCGTGCTCATTTTGAACATGTAGTCGGCTCAAGAGATTCCGAGACCTTGTATATGATATGTCCTGATGGAAATAATGTTCCTGAGCTTAGTATTTTCTTTGTAAGAATATAAGAGCAGTAAATTTGAAGATCACTAAAGCATTGTATCTTTctattttgtatatatatttcTGTAACATGAAGTTTTAATGGCAGAAAATTGTCACATACATAAAACATGATTACATACATATATTCACTTAAATTTCACCAAAGattgaaaatcataaaaagaATATGGTGAACTACTGGTTGCTTCCATGAACTCCCAAGAGGGGTGGGTTGTCCTTAGATTTCACTTAGATACAGGCAAAGATTTCACCAAAGATTTTAATATGGCGAGCTCCCAACATATACAGGCAAAGATTTCACCAAAGAAGTTAATCATACAAAGAATATGGTGAATTCCCAACATATATTCACTTAGATTTCACCAAAGATTTTAATAAAACTTTTTTCGAACTTTGTCGCTACCATTATAAACTACAATCTCGAATTCGTGTAGTATGGTAAACTAGAATTGTCCCATATTCAGGTTCACC is a genomic window containing:
- the LOC141632543 gene encoding protein MIZU-KUSSEI 1-like; translated protein: MGNSNKLDKLKINTSKKLTKSPSTSTSSPVASRINSSLVPPSPKKNKEPHKKPKAIRVLRSVIRSFPIITPKPCHFPGGLPTRSSSSGNRVTGTMFGYKKGKVNFSLQETTKSLPTLVLELPIQTNTLQKEMSLGMVRIALECEKRPEKDKSILLDEPIWTMFCNGKKFGYAVKREANEVDLNVMELLKVITMGIGVLPASEFSEGEDPEDELPYVRAHFEHVVGSRDSETLYMICPDGNNVPELSIFFVRI